The proteins below are encoded in one region of Castor canadensis chromosome 6, mCasCan1.hap1v2, whole genome shotgun sequence:
- the Jakmip2 gene encoding janus kinase and microtubule-interacting protein 2 isoform X1 — MSKKGRNKGEKPEALIVALQAANEDLRTKLTDIQIELHQEKSKVSKLEREKTQEAKRIRELEQRKHTVLVTELKAKLHEEKMKELQAVRENLIKQHEQEMSRTVKLRDGEIQRLKSALCALRDGSSDKVRTALTIEAREEARKLFDAERLKLLQEITDLKTAKKQVDEALSNMIQADKIKAGDLRSEHQSHQEAISKIKWESERDIRRLMDEIKAKDRIIFSLEKELETQTGYVQKLQLQKEALDEQLFLVKEAECNMSSPKREIPGRAGDGSEHCSSPDLRRNQKRIAELNATIRKLEDRNTLLGDERNELLKRVRETEKQCKPLLERNKCLAKRNDELMVSLQRLEEKLKAITKENSEMREKITSHPPLKKLKSLNDLDQANEEQETEFLKLQVIEQQNIIDELTRDREKLIRRRKHRRSSKPIKRPVLDPFIGYDEDSMDSETSSMASFRTDRTPATPDDDLDESLAAEESELRFRQLTKEYQALQRAYALLQEQTGGIIDAEREAKAQEQLQAEVLRYKAKIEDLEATLAQKGQDSHWVEDKQLFIKRNQELLEKIEKQEAENHRLQQELQDARDQNELLEFRNLELEERERRSPPFNLQIHPFSDGVSALQIYCMKEGVKDVNIPDLIKQLDILGDNGNLRNEEQVAIIQASTVLSLAEKWIQQIEGAEAALHQKMMELESDMEQFCKIKGYLEEELDYRKQALDQAYMRIQELEATLYNALQQETVIKFGELLSEKQQEELRTAVEKLRRQMLRKSREYDCQILQERMELLQQAHQRIRDLEDKTDIQKRQIKDLEEKFLFLFLFFSLAFILWP; from the exons GTATCAAAGCTTGAAAGAGAGAAGACTCAAGAAGCAAAGAGGATTCGTGAGCTGGAGCAGCGCAAGCACACGGTCCTGGTGACAGAACTCAAAGCCAAGCTCCATGAGGAGAAGATGAAGGAGCTGCAGGCTGTGCGGGAGAATCTCATCAAGCAACACGAGCAAGAAATGTCAAGGACAGTGAAGTTGCGGGATGGAGAGATCCAGAGGCTCAAGTCTGCTCTGTGTGCTCTCCGGGACGGCAGCAGTGACAAAGTAAGGACAGCGCTCACCATTGAGGCGCGGGAGGAGGCCCGGAAACTGTTTGATGCAGAGCGCCTTAAGCTCTTACAAGAAATTACAGACctgaaaacagccaagaagcaGGTGGACGAGGCTCTGAGCAATATGATCCAAGCGGATAAAATCAAGGCTGGGGACCTTAGGAGTGAGCATCAGTCTCACCAAGAAGCCATCTCAAAGATCAAATGGGAGTCGGAGCGGGACATTCGGAGATTG ATGGATGAAATCAAAGCCAAGGACAGGATCATTTTTTCCCTGGAAAAGGAACTGGAGACCCAGACAGGCTATGTACAGAAACTCCAACTGCAGAAGGAGGCATTGGATGAGCAACTCTTCCTGGTCAAGGAGGCTGAGTGTAATATGAGCAGTCCGAAGCGAGAAATCCCAGGAAGGGCAGGAGACGGCTCTGAACACTGCAGCAGCCCT gATTTGCgaagaaatcaaaagagaatAGCTGAATTGAATGCCACTATAAGAAAATTAGAAGACAGGAACACTTTGCTTGGAGATGAACGAAATGAACTG TTAAAACGAGTGCGAGAAACTGAAAAACAGTGCAAACCTCTCCTGGAAAGGAACAAGTGCCTCGCCAAGAGAAACGATGAGTTGATGGTGTCTTTGCAGCGCTTGGAAGAGAAATTGAAAGCCATTACCAAGGAAAATTCAGAAATG agagaaaaaataacatcCCACCCACCCTTGAAGAAATTAAAATCTCTGAATGACCTTGACCAAGCTAATGAAGAACAAGAGACAGAGTTTCTAAAACTTCAAGTCATTGAGCAACAGAATATCATCGATGAACTCACAAGG GACCGGGAAAAGCTCATCCGTAGGAGAAAACATAGAAGAAGCTCCAAGCCGATTAAG AGGCCTGTTTTGGACCCATTCATTGGCTATGATGAGGATTCCATGGATTCAGAGACGTCATCCATGGCCTCATTTAGAACAGATAGAACACCGGCTACTCCCGACGATGACTTGGATGAA AGTTTAGCAGCTGAAGAATCTGAACTACGATTTCGACAACTAACAAAAGAATACCAGGCTCTCCAAAGAGCATATGCCCTCCTGCAGGAGCAGACTGGAGGCATCATTGATGCTGAACGAGAAGCCAAG GCTCAAGAACAGCTCCAAGCAGAGGTGCTCAGATACAAAGCCAAAATCGAAGATCTGGAAGCGACGCTGGCTCAGAAAGGGCAG GATTCACACTGGGTAGAAGATAAACAACTTTTCATTAAGAGAAACCAGGAGCTTTTAGAAAAG ATAGAAAAACAGGAGGCAGAAAATCACCGGCTACAACAGGAACTTCAGGATGCCAGAGACCAGAATGAGCTGCTGGAGTTTCGAAACCTAGAGCTAGAA gagagagagaggcgaTCCCCTCCATTTAATCTACAAATTCACCCATTCTCAGATGGTGTGAGTGCTCTGCAGATCTACTGTATGAAGGAAGGTGTCAAG GATGTAAACATCCCAGATCTCATAAAGCAACTTGATATCTTGGGTGATAATGGG aatttaAGAAATGAAGAACAAGTGGCCATAATTCAAGCCAGCACTGTGCTGTCCCTAGCAGAGAAG TGGATCCAGCAGATCGAAGGAGCAGAGGCTGCCCTGCACCAGAAAATGATGGAATTAGAAAGTGACATG GAACAGTTCTGTAAAATAAAAGGCTATCTGGAGGAAGAACTAGACTACAGAAAACAAGCTCTTGACCAAGCGTATATG AGAATCCAGGAACTAGAAGCTACTTTGTACAATGCTCTGCAGCAAGAAACTGTTATCAAGTTTGGTGAATTGTTAAGCGAAAAACAGCAAGAGGAGCTGAGGACAGCAGTAGAAAAGTTACGACGGCAAATGCTGAGGAAGAGCAGAGAGTATGACTGTCAGATTCTCCAGGAGAGAATGGAGCTCTTACAGCAAGCCCATCAG